One window of the Corynebacterium glutamicum ATCC 13032 genome contains the following:
- the purT gene encoding formate-dependent phosphoribosylglycinamide formyltransferase, whose amino-acid sequence MYIPESIGTPLTPNATKVMLLGSGELGKEVAIAFQRLGLEVHAVDRYEHAPAHQVAHFSYVIDMTDAAQVRELVERVRPDFVIPEIEALATDELVKIEEEGLATIVPTARAAKLTMNREGIRKLAAEELGLPTSNYEFCSTFEEFSAAAEKLGYPNVVKPVMSSSGKGQSVLRSSDDLQAAWDYAMSGARVANSRVIVEAFVEFDYEITLLTVRSIDPTTSKPATWFCEPIGHRQEDGDYVESWQPMEMTPRALENARSVAARITNALGGRGVFGVELFVSGDDVYFSEVSPRPHDTGLVTLATQRFSEFELHAKAILGLPVDVTLISPGASAVIYGGIESEGVSYTGLAEALAVAETDLRIFAKPEAFTKRRMGVAVSTAEDVAAARDRATLAAAAIKVHPGNSAEA is encoded by the coding sequence ATGTACATCCCAGAGTCGATCGGCACCCCTTTGACCCCCAATGCCACGAAAGTGATGCTGCTGGGATCAGGAGAATTAGGCAAAGAAGTAGCCATCGCTTTCCAGCGTCTCGGCCTGGAAGTCCATGCAGTTGATCGCTACGAACATGCCCCAGCCCACCAGGTCGCTCACTTCTCCTATGTCATCGACATGACAGATGCAGCCCAGGTGCGGGAATTGGTGGAGCGTGTGCGCCCAGATTTTGTCATTCCTGAAATCGAAGCACTGGCAACCGATGAACTGGTGAAGATCGAAGAAGAGGGGCTAGCTACCATCGTGCCCACTGCACGTGCAGCCAAGCTGACCATGAACCGCGAAGGCATCCGCAAGCTGGCGGCAGAGGAACTGGGTCTTCCAACCTCCAACTATGAGTTCTGCTCCACTTTCGAGGAATTCTCCGCAGCTGCTGAAAAGCTTGGTTACCCCAACGTGGTGAAACCAGTGATGAGTTCTTCCGGCAAGGGCCAATCTGTTTTGCGTAGTTCAGACGATCTGCAGGCAGCATGGGATTATGCGATGAGCGGTGCACGCGTGGCCAACTCCCGCGTCATCGTGGAAGCTTTCGTGGAATTCGATTACGAGATCACCCTGTTGACAGTAAGGTCCATCGATCCCACCACCTCTAAGCCTGCGACCTGGTTCTGTGAGCCCATTGGGCACCGCCAAGAAGACGGCGACTACGTGGAATCCTGGCAGCCAATGGAGATGACTCCTCGCGCGCTGGAAAACGCACGCTCAGTAGCCGCACGCATCACCAACGCATTGGGCGGACGCGGCGTATTTGGTGTGGAGCTCTTTGTCTCCGGCGATGACGTGTACTTCTCTGAAGTCTCCCCACGCCCACACGACACCGGCCTTGTCACCCTTGCCACCCAGCGTTTCTCTGAATTTGAACTCCACGCCAAGGCAATTCTGGGATTGCCTGTTGATGTCACCCTGATTTCTCCAGGTGCCTCCGCTGTCATCTACGGTGGCATCGAATCTGAAGGCGTGAGCTACACCGGGTTGGCTGAAGCGCTGGCAGTGGCTGAAACTGATCTTCGTATCTTTGCCAAGCCAGAGGCCTTCACCAAGCGTCGCATGGGTGTTGCAGTGTCCACCGCTGAGGATGTGGCTGCAGCCAGGGACCGCGCCACTTTGGCTGCCGCGGCGATCAAGGTTCATCCAGGAAATTCCGCAGAGGCTTAA